A genomic window from Streptomyces sp. NBC_01429 includes:
- the sucB gene encoding 2-oxoglutarate dehydrogenase, E2 component, dihydrolipoamide succinyltransferase: MAVSVTLPALGESVTEGTVTRWLKAEGERVEADEPLLEVSTDKVDTEIPAPVAGVLASIKVAEDETVEVGSELAIIDDGTGGHEAAQPTEAAAAPAPAAEPAPAPVAEAPAAPAPAAEPAPAAAAPAGGASGTDVTLPALGESVTEGTVTRWLKEVGEEVAEDEPLLEVSTDKVDTEIPAPVAGVLLEIVVGEDETAEVGAKLAVIGAPGAAPAAPAAPAPAAPAPAPAAPVQEAPAPAPAPAPAPAPAPAPAPVQAAPAAPAAPAAPAPAPVAPAAPAPAPAATAGDDGAYVTPLVRKLASENAVDLSTVKGTGVGGRIRKQDVITAAEAAKAAAAKAQAPAAAPAPAAASKAPKLETSPLRGQTVKMTRMRKVIGENMMKALHTQAQLTSVVEVDITKLMRLRAQAKDSFAAREGVKLSPMPFFVKAAAQALKAHPVINARINEDEGTITYFDSENIGIAVDSEKGLMTPVIKGAGDLNIAGISKKTAELAAAVRASKITPDDLAGATFTISNTGSRGALFDTIIVPPNQVAILGIGATVKRPVVINHPDLGETIAVRDMTYVALSYDHRLVDGADAARYLTAVKAILEAGEFEVELGL; the protein is encoded by the coding sequence ATGGCGGTTTCCGTAACCCTGCCGGCGCTCGGCGAGAGCGTCACCGAGGGCACTGTCACCCGCTGGCTGAAGGCCGAGGGTGAGCGCGTGGAGGCCGACGAGCCGTTGCTCGAGGTCTCCACCGACAAGGTCGACACCGAGATCCCGGCGCCCGTCGCCGGTGTGCTGGCGTCCATCAAGGTCGCCGAGGACGAGACCGTCGAGGTCGGCTCCGAGCTGGCGATCATCGACGACGGCACGGGCGGCCACGAGGCGGCCCAGCCGACGGAGGCCGCCGCGGCCCCCGCCCCGGCAGCCGAGCCCGCCCCGGCGCCCGTCGCCGAGGCCCCCGCGGCTCCGGCTCCGGCCGCCGAGCCCGCCCCCGCTGCCGCCGCCCCTGCCGGTGGCGCCTCCGGTACCGACGTCACGCTGCCCGCGCTGGGCGAGTCGGTCACCGAGGGCACCGTCACCCGGTGGCTGAAGGAGGTCGGCGAGGAGGTCGCGGAGGACGAGCCGCTCCTTGAGGTCTCCACCGACAAGGTCGACACCGAGATCCCCGCCCCGGTCGCCGGTGTGCTGCTGGAGATCGTGGTCGGCGAGGACGAGACCGCCGAGGTCGGCGCCAAGCTCGCCGTGATCGGTGCTCCGGGTGCCGCTCCGGCAGCCCCCGCCGCCCCGGCCCCGGCCGCTCCGGCTCCTGCCCCGGCCGCTCCGGTCCAGGAGGCCCCGGCCCCCGCTCCGGCTCCCGCGCCCGCCCCGGCTCCTGCTCCGGCCCCCGCGCCGGTCCAGGCCGCGCCCGCCGCTCCGGCCGCCCCCGCGGCTCCGGCGCCCGCGCCGGTCGCGCCCGCCGCCCCGGCCCCGGCTCCCGCCGCGACCGCCGGTGACGACGGCGCGTACGTCACGCCGCTGGTCCGCAAGCTCGCCTCCGAGAACGCGGTCGACCTCAGCACCGTCAAGGGCACCGGCGTCGGCGGCCGTATCCGCAAGCAGGACGTCATCACCGCCGCGGAGGCCGCCAAGGCCGCCGCCGCCAAGGCGCAGGCCCCGGCCGCCGCTCCGGCTCCGGCCGCCGCGTCCAAGGCGCCGAAGCTGGAGACGTCCCCGCTGCGCGGGCAGACCGTCAAGATGACCCGCATGCGCAAGGTCATCGGCGAGAACATGATGAAGGCGCTGCACACGCAGGCCCAGCTGACCTCCGTGGTCGAGGTGGACATCACCAAGCTGATGCGGCTGCGCGCGCAGGCGAAGGACTCCTTCGCCGCCCGTGAGGGCGTCAAGCTGTCCCCGATGCCGTTCTTCGTCAAGGCGGCGGCCCAGGCGCTGAAGGCCCACCCGGTCATCAACGCCCGGATCAACGAGGACGAGGGCACCATCACGTACTTCGACTCGGAGAACATCGGCATCGCCGTGGACTCCGAGAAGGGTCTGATGACCCCGGTCATCAAGGGCGCGGGCGACCTGAACATCGCCGGCATCTCCAAGAAGACCGCGGAGCTGGCGGCGGCCGTCCGGGCGAGCAAGATCACCCCGGACGACCTGGCCGGCGCGACCTTCACCATCAGCAACACCGGCTCGCGCGGTGCCCTGTTCGACACGATCATCGTGCCGCCGAACCAGGTCGCCATCCTGGGCATCGGTGCCACCGTCAAGCGTCCCGTGGTCATCAACCACCCGGACCTCGGCGAGACCATCGCGGTGCGCGACATGACCTACGTCGCGCTCTCCTACGACCACCGTCTGGTGGACGGCGCCGACGCCGCCCGCTACCTGACCGCGGTCAAGGCGATCCTCGAAGCCGGCGAGTTCGAGGTCGAGCTCGGCCTGTAA
- a CDS encoding GntR family transcriptional regulator, which yields MTAPVVHSLREQIREHIVEGIVSGRWKPGERIVERRIATELQVSQTPVREALRELESLRLIESAPNKGVRVRNLTAADLEESYPVRAGLEQIAAELAAERLAADCSALEPHVSALYTADSLADGTAQVRHTVGFHRELVRAAGNGVLLHTWEGLGIEVFTALSIRWLGTVQKSYAEEHQELVEAFRRRDPGIGALVKDHVLGCAPRA from the coding sequence ATGACCGCGCCCGTCGTCCACTCGCTGCGCGAACAGATCCGCGAGCACATCGTGGAGGGGATCGTCAGCGGTCGCTGGAAGCCGGGCGAGCGGATCGTGGAGCGGCGGATAGCGACCGAACTCCAGGTCAGCCAGACCCCCGTGCGCGAGGCCCTGCGCGAGCTGGAGAGCCTGCGGCTGATCGAGTCCGCGCCGAACAAGGGCGTACGGGTACGGAATCTGACCGCGGCCGATCTGGAGGAGAGCTACCCGGTACGGGCGGGGCTTGAGCAGATCGCCGCCGAGCTGGCGGCCGAGCGCCTCGCCGCGGACTGCTCCGCGCTGGAACCGCACGTGAGCGCGCTGTACACGGCGGACAGCCTGGCCGACGGCACCGCCCAGGTGCGGCACACCGTGGGCTTCCACCGGGAGCTGGTGCGGGCCGCGGGGAACGGCGTACTGCTGCACACCTGGGAGGGGCTGGGCATCGAGGTCTTCACCGCGCTGTCGATCCGCTGGCTGGGAACCGTGCAGAAGTCGTACGCCGAGGAGCACCAGGAGCTGGTCGAGGCGTTCCGGCGGCGCGATCCCGGCATTGGCGCACTGGTGAAGGACCATGTGCTCGGATGTGCACCACGCGCCTGA